A window of Centropristis striata isolate RG_2023a ecotype Rhode Island chromosome 13, C.striata_1.0, whole genome shotgun sequence genomic DNA:
CTCGCGCCGCGGAACACACAGTTCACGCGCATATGACAGCAGCACGCGGAACTCACTCGGTCATTATTGTCGAAAAAACTGATCGTAAAACTTTATCTCATGATGGGAGagaagtatatatatatctatggagAGAAGAGGCCACACAGATATAAAATATTAGTCCATTATATCTCTGTGGGAGTGGCACTTCACTACCTTGGCtcgacagtaaaaaaaaaaaaaaagttcacgtGACAAGCACCTGTCCTGATAACAGAGAAtattatttatgacatttaggttttttggtgaaaaacattttgcattgtTGGTTGCTTGTTGGTCATCAGCACAGTAGGGAGACCAGtggtaatgaaaaaaataacaaacataaagttttatcttgcaatagatagatagatagatagatagatagatagatagatagatagatagatagatagatagatagattgattactttattcatccccgaagggaaattcggttgttaCAGCAGTccagtatttaagtacaataaaataaaatagaataaaatactgaggtagaaaaaataaaaacaacaatagataTGTCTTCTTCACGGGATGTTAGtgtaatttgtttatattttttgcatttttttgtgaaatccATTGTATTTGTATATGTTGCAGAATTTTTACTGTTGAATTTTGAAGTAATTCAAAAGTATGCATATctagattactttttttttgtaatccaATGGTCTGTCTTCAGTAATTGATTACATGTTAGATACATCTCACCCAAGCCAGTCCACAAGTGTGGTTAAAACAGaccagaaaaaattaaaaaataaaaaatctattatcaaATTTACAAAATGTGACTAAACTGATGTGCATTTTAGCTGAAAGAAGACTTAACCTACGTCAGgtgttaaaattaacagtatGTTTGGAACAACtttgtatacaaataaatactaataacataaataaccaCCTAATAATTGAAATTATGAACAATACAAGAATATACTTAACtattcatttctttttaaattaagggGATCATCTACATACATCACTTGCAAATGGAAAAACATATCAAATCTTTTTACTTGACACAGGTCTAATGAATTGTAAGGTATTTATTGCATAGACTCCCTTGGGCTACTTTATTTTCAATGTATCTCCAATATTAATACacacctttctctctctctgactcatATTTGCTGTTCTGGTATAACCACATTTAAGGACAACATGGCAGTTAAACACTTGGTTATTAAGAGTTGCAAATATGAACCCACAACCTCATTTATAATGTGCAGTCTGATGGCTTGACATTGTCTACACAAAAATTGAAAAAGCTGCCTCTATATACTGTGTCACAATTTGGAGGCTGTAATTACTCTTAAGTTGATTTACAGATCTGTAATAACAAGGACTAACAACAGACAACAAAATGTATCTAAGTAATTGATTATTGCAATAAAACCCATTATTATCTTTAAACTGATAACTGGTGCCGtcatagctgtgtttccattatagGTCAGACTACGTGGGCTCATTTGTGATTAACAAAGACTAGTAATAGCCTAACCAAGTTATGAAATCttggaattttaaaaaagtatgtattttctaatttattaaaataatattccaAGTCGTTGTAATCATGTGTCATAAAATCTACCACCAGAGGGCGATAAAACAACAGCACAGACACGTCTGCGATCAGGGGGGAACCGGAACCATTCTTTCGGTCGCAAAGCAGGAGGTCAATAATTATGACGGACAACATGGTGGCTAAACGTTGCTAATGCTAAACAAGCCaaacaaatgtgtttaattaacccgttatttattgtttttttcatattggaATGATCACACCAAGAAGAGAAAAAGTAACAGCAATTTTCGGtgtttatttaaacatattcaGTGACGTGCAAGTCAAAATAACCTGACAACGGACATAAACGTAGTGAATCGCTGGTTGTCTGTTGCTTTTCAGTTAGAGTCGTTGAAACACGTTAGTACGCTGGTTAAAACTTAACTATGTGGGGTGAAATCGATCCTCCAGTTAGAACACAAccgagtgtgtgtgagactgaaGACAAGCCTGAATTACCAGAAGAAGCGGCGACAATTCCCCAGAAATATGACTTTGTCCGGCCAACCGTCTCCCAGCAGCCGCGGCCAGAACCCCAGGTGAGACCAGCAGCTTCAGCTCTGCTTTATGTTCATCTCTCTactttagatagatagattgattgattgattgattgattgattgattactttattcatccccgaagggaaattcggttgttaCAGCAGTCCAGTATTTaagcacaataaaataaaatagaataaaatactgaggtagaaaaaataaaaacaacaatagattTGTCTTCTTCACGGGATGTTAGtgtaatttgtttatattttttgcatttttttgtgaaatccATTGTATTTGTATATGTTGCAGAATTTTTACTGTTGAATTTTGAAGTAATTCAAAAGTATGCATATctagattactttttttttgtaatccaATGGTCTGTCTTCAGTAATTGACTACATGTTAGATAAATCTCACCCAACCCAGTCCACCAGTGTGGTTAAAATAGAgcagaaaaaattaaaaccaGCAGCTTCAGCTCTGCTTTATGTTCATCTCTCTACTTTTCTGACTGTGTGCCTGCTTATTACACAGAGCGTGAGCCAGGCTGAGACCAGCTGTATCAATGACATGGTAGAGGCCATAGCAAAGAGTGGGAGCCCTGTGAAGAGCCAGCAGATTGGAGAGGCTGAGCTGACCTTAGAGGAGCGCAGAGAGGAGCTGCTGGATCAGTACAGGAGCAGACCTCTGGTGTTCCTGGAGAGGTACCATGTACGTGCTCACACTGTTTATTTACCCACACTCTTAGTTTTATCTTGCATTACTTGTCTTCTTCACGGGTTGTTAGTGTAATGtgtttatatagcacctttctaACTAATGCAAACTTTTGCAACTTGTTTGTGACTAAATCCATTGTTGCagaatttttaatgtttcatttttaagtcATTCAAAAGTATGCATATTTagatttccttttcttttcttttttttaatgcaatggtCTGTCTTCAGTAATTGACTACGTGTTAGATAAATCTCACCCAACCCAGTCCACCAGTGTGGTTAAAGCAGAccagaaaaatacatatattaccAAATTTACAAAATGTGACTAAATTGATGTGCATTTTAGCTGAAAGAAGACTTAACCTACCTACGTCAGGTGTTAAAATTAACAGTGTATTTGGAACAATTTCTCaatttatacaaataaatactaataaaataaataaccactaaataattgaaattatgAACAATACAAGAATATACCTAACTATTCCTTTCTTTTTGATTTAAGGGGATCATCTACATACATAAAGgatatatagtatattaattatatatatatgttcttGGCAGCAGCTAAAAGGGTGAATAGGCTATGAAAATGTCTTGATATAAATGcaagtcaaatgtatttatgttgcCCAATATAACACATATACCTAAAGGAGCACAGTCAACTTCAgggaaaaggtatttatctAACTGGCAGTATGTTTTTTGTGCTAACCTACTATTGCTATCTACTTTCCCCCATTTCCAGGCCTGCCTCAAGCCCCAGAACCTTTCAGCGTTTGCCCACGTCTGCTCAGATCCACGAGTTATTCACTACAGCAAAGTGATACAGAGACGAGCTGCAGCATGCACCAACAGGACAAGGGTTCGAAACCAGCGCTACGCTGCCCTCAGGGCCCTGCAGAGGGGTAGGGGCTTTTTCTGTCAACTGAAACAACGaatatacagccatggaaaaaataatttcttgttcatttcaatgcctggtacaactaaaggtacatttgtttggacaaatataacaataacaaaaaaatagacattttgataatgattctggttatcaataaaaccatggaaaatgtctagacaacagctcttaaactcttacgagccatttttgttgttattgttatatttgtccaaacaattgtacctttagttgtaccaggcaataaaataaagaaattgaagagaacaatggtctaatatttttttccatgactctatgAATTCAAAGTATAGACTTCTTTACAATTATCCCTCTGAATCCTAAgcagtttaagtttttttttcctgaattcCTCTCAcatttttactcactgtggctttgtttttcattaaatttaatATAAGTCCTGAATCTCtaacaatcatggctagaagcaGGGAGAactaaaaaatcttttttgtgCAGTATGTAGAGGCATACATCTtctagaaataaacaacatgcaagttttatttctttgatcatttattttacaaaaatagaAGGTATACAACAATTTTTCAAATGCCCACATGTTACCTATTTTGGAAAAATAGAAGCTCCAAATGCCTTACATATGaaacaatttacatttttactacCTACTTGTCCTTTcccctctgatctgtgtaaacggcCAGAGACTAGTTgaatttcagtgtttttgtcatgtgactgtcGGTCTCAGCTTAGTCATTTATGGCTTTCCAGTTGTGCTGAGGGTCACAGgacttaatgttttttacaggatgtGGTTTGTGCAAACTAAATGTTCCGTCACACAATTTGTTCATCGCAAATTTAATAATCCAttgataatttctgtttttacagtttctgacaATGGAACTGGTGTCATTTTGACaacttcagattttttttaaagaaaccaaGTCCCTCAAACAGGCTGGCAGGTTGAGCCATTAAAATGGGATCAATGTTTTAAAACGGTCCAGCCAAGTCCCATGAAACCAGTAGaagtgtatgttttctttttaacaaacataatataacatatttCACTCTTGCTCCTTGGGTATTATGCAGACAGTCTGCTGCCATCACAACATCTCTACACCAATCACTGGCAGTCCTGTTTGTACCGCATACCTGATGACGAATAttatgtttccttctttccttcacaCCTTGCCCTCTTAAAGAGGGTGAATATTTCAGTGAGGAACAGATGCGGATGAGGCAGCCGCTGCTGTATGAACAGTACGTTGGACAGTACCTCACTGATGAGGAGGTGAGAGCCTGATGCAGTGCCAGTACCTTCATGGTGTTATTTCAGCAGAATTTAGGCAGCATTTCTGaactcagtttgtgttttttagtcatttctgaGCGGCTCATAAATCTGGTTTTAGGTGCTGGAGCGCTCCCAGGACGCCATGCTGGACGATACACAGGGGGGACCAGGAGCACCAGCAGGAGGCTCAGGAGGGCTCGCCCACCTCCTCCTCAACTCCTACCAGGAGCGTCTCATCCAGCATcgcctgcaggaggagcaggagagggagGACGGAgcgcaggaggaggaagaggatgatgacgatgatggtAGTTTTCTGTGCTCCTGTAGGTTGAAGTGAAGAGACAAAGAAGTGTGTGTTTCACTCTTGACTGCTTCTGTCTGTCCCTCCTGTAGACAATGCTGCCCGGCAGAAGGACTGGGCGCCCAGCGCAGAGGAGAAGGCTCTGCTCCGGGAGGAGTTCATCAGTCAGATGCACCAGCGCTTCCTAGATGGTAAAGACAAGGATTTCAACTACAGGTCAGCCACATCACCACCTAATGCACACTCATACAATGtaaaagctgcatttgttttaCATACATTGAACACTATAAATAAATCTACTGAGCCCTACTCAGGATAGTTAGGgatccaaaataaaaagaaataaaccaGAATGCATTCCCTATTTATGGAAAATGCACCAGTACTTAAGTTACTGGAtaacttaaaggaatagttcggaaTTTTGGACATAGGACCTCATTTCCAACTTAGCCGGTGTGATATAGGTCGGTGGAGaccgttttcagcacattttatgcagtcctTATAGTTGCACAAGTCACTGTTGCTAAACTGGTGTTGAGCTAGCGCACGTCAATAGTATCATCCAGcctgtcactaaaaacagctttacctgctccgcagaacacccgagacaaatgcattataacgtcggactatcgatgcacatgtctgtgttgatagaataattttagaaattaaaccaaccttgcattttcaatgttaaaacattttgagggaCTAGTTTCTCAGCAGCAGCGGAATTTTACTTTGTGGGTTAGTAGTAGTGCGTCAAAACGAAACCAGAAGAGCTGTGTCAGTTCTTGGTCCGTATACTCTGGCTCAAACTGGTATGGCTGATTTGATAACACAAACTCATATTCGTCGTCCTCAAACTCCGAAATCTCAGCATGGCTGGCAGTGGCCATAGTGTCCTGCTATCCTGTCTCCGCTATGACAGCACCTAAATAAACTCGCATGATTGTCAGCGAAACCGAAACCGTCTTCCACTGTAGCCTCACTAGCCTGGAGATAATATCACTCCGCCGCTGCCGTAGCCTAAGCAACAACAGGAAACAAAGTATAAGCTATTCCAATGCTATGCAAggttggtttaatttctaaaattattctatcaacacagacatgtacatcgATAGTCTAAcgttataatgcatttgtctcgggtgttctgcggagcaggtaaagctgtttttagtgacaggCTGGATGTTACTATCGACGTGCGCTAGCTCAACACCAGTTTAGCAACAGTGACTTGTGCAACTATAaggactgcataaaatgtgctgaaaacggtCTCCACCGACCTATATCACACCGGCTAAGTTGGAAATGAGGTCCTATGTCCAAATttccgaactattcctttaagaaaTAACTGTAGTGAGGATTTTACATTGCATTGTTCTGATGATAAACATGGTTAAAATACATGTTAGATACAACTTTAAATGCCTGCTGTCTCAAGTAATGGATAACATAATaggttaatatatataatacatatataatagGATAATAGGTGCTGATAACATTTGAGATCCTGTTTTTAATGAACATTAAGTAGTTTTATGTTATTAGGGGTCATGTTCAAATGTAAACACATTTGAGATCCTAATTTTTTGCCGCAATATTTGTCCTGATATACAAAGTCAAAGGCAGAACACAGTAGCTAACTAATAGTGAATTAATGATAATGTCCAGGAAGAGTTCCAAGATGTCACCAAAGTTTCTGTGTCGCTTTTAAGGTGTGTATTTtaagtatctgtgtgtgtgtgtgtgtgtgtgtccacgaCAGCGAGGTGGACGAGAACCCAGACTACGACAACTTGGACATAGTGAGCAGAGATGCGGAGGATAAATACtttgatgaagatgatgatgaagaggaggaggaggaagatatgACAGAATAGTAGTAACAACTGTTTAACACTGCTttgattaaactgtaaatacaaATGTACAACATAAGGAtatgtattctattttttttttttatgttgcacaAACATAGCTGGTAATAAATATTGAgtcttttgtaaatataaatacagtgcCCTTCAAACTAAAAGATTCCATATTTGTTGCCTTTAATAACCTGTTGAGTGATTTTCTATTCACCGAGTTTACGTTCTGCACAAATAAAATTTCAGTTTCAATACACAGAAATCATCATGAGCAAATCAAAGCATTATTACCTACCGCCAAGTAAATACAGTTTTGACaacaatacacttttttttttaaagatttcaatatttttacatttcaggattattcatttttaaataaatgttaattgaTCAGATAAACCATAACCACCTCTAAATACAAGACTCAATTAATATAATAgtagtatcttttttttttttcaaattcccATATTTTTCTATTCCCTTATTTTCCTATTTAggatttaggttttttttagtcttttctgCATAAAAGGAATACATAGTGTAAGTCTGTTTGCTttacaaaaaagtatttatagaCTACTACATATACTTTTatgtaatataattataacaatttGCCCAAAGGCCATGactacatatataaataaatcctttttattgttatttttatttaatgtgtcaGGATTCTGCAcgtttaaataattaaagacttttttttttgccattttcacAAAATGCTATTTCACAACATTTCTGATGGGACATCTTGGATCATGTTGGCATCACCTTCACAAACAAACATTCTGTGGCTTATACAGTACAACCATTTTCTTTCACAACAACTGAAGGCACGTTTATAGAACTTCAACAGTTAAATCTGACATCTGGGTCTGTATTTATCAAGTGGCTTTGAGTATTGAATTTACTTTTAACAACTTGAAATTAGGCGCATAAGAGTGAGCTTCTTGCCCCACCCTTTAAACACCCATAGTTCCCTATAAATAGTCAGTCAAACACCTGTAATTACTAATCGATACTGACTACAGGCAGAAAATGATGGTGAATTCagatacagggttcgtacactttagcagtggtcaaattcaagcatttttcaaggactttcaaggtaaattttcaagcttttccagtacttACACCGGTTGTAAAtttcatgttttagatgagtacttgcatactaaaagggggagatttcacttaaccataccaacagcgatggtgttacacttttaggaggaacggccttcatttcagataggctactcattattttttacattgaacatgtgattatctttagtctatagatggatatagtcagattgcaagagaaatacaataAGAATTTCATGCATTTACAAGcaatttatccaaaatccaagcactttttaaaccttgaaaatatttaaattcaagcattttcaagcacccgtacgaaccctgcagataaaaatataaaagctacTTGTTGGGGAGGCAGAGGCAAAGAAGAATATATTGTGTGTTGGACAGTgtgtgtaataaataaatatttttataaatgctgcTATGGCGACAGACTGGCAGCATGTGATGCTGCAGCTCAGACGGTTGGACTCTCTCCAAATACTAAGAAGTGGTCAAGACATAAAAGTTGCAATGTGTGCGAATTCAGGCTTACCGTGTGAGGCTGCTCCAATTCATTTTTTcagattgtttattttcagaGTGTAGTATTCATCTTGCAACTTCAAGACTTTcagttgcatttttattttttctctcttgagcTGGTCGAGGTCCATTGTGTCCAGATCAGAGCAGGTGGAGATGGCAGCCTCCGGCCTGATGAAGTGCTCAGTGCTGTCTGAGCCTGTTGGGACCCTGTGGAAGGAAAATATGTTATGCTATTGCATATAAATGAAGCACGTTGTTTATTGTAataagtggtggaagaagtattcagaacccttacttaagtaaaagtactaataccagacTGTGAAATGGCTCCACtctaagtaaaagtcctgcattcaaaacttactgaagtaaaagtacaaaagtatcagcatcaaaacgtacttaaagtattaaaagtaaaagtgctcattatgcagaatggacccactcagattgttagaTATGTTCCAAATATAACATTGggtttttattattgatgcatttgtgtttcattttattgaggtagggctcattttaactacttaatttactgttacggaggttaaatttaaaaaaagtcccatcacttcaaatttagttttttatgttaaacatcAAGCTGAAAAGTAAATAATGCTGTCAGCttaatttagtggagtaaaaagttcaatatttgcctcaaaagtagaagtatgaagttacataaaagtacctcaaaattgtactacaGTACTaggaaaatgtacttagttacattccatccaCTGATTGTAATATTGCGATTGCTTGACCTTACCTAATCTCTGTCTTTATCACATGTAATTGTCCATCACCTGTACAGAAAgcagaaatgtattaaaatttgaaatgtacttttagtcTTCCACTGATTACTTCTCGCACGGATTCTGAACTTACTTGTTGCCGCTGTGCTCTCTTCTGTAACATATCTCTCATTGGACGTTGTGTTTGAGGCAACATCAACGGCATCTCTGGTTCCCTGTGACGCTGACAGCAGAGAGGTAGACAGGTTGGTGCTGTGACTGCTGGTTAATCCAACGTCTTCATTCGAGACGTCAGGCCTGATGTGTGGGTTGGAGGTAGCTGGTGAAGATTGAGGTGTTTTAGTTGTGATTTCTCCCTGTTCCTCTTCTTTTATTCCATTACTTGGCATAATACCTCCATTTTCAACAGGTGGGTGCGGCATCAGTGAGGGACCAGCGGGGGCTGGTTGTGATGGTTGTGGGGGCATCGGTTGATACCAGGATAACTGTCCAGGATGAGAGGGTGTGGAGGGAGCAGGAGGGCGGAGAGCACTAGACAATGTAGATGCCAGGGATTCTATGGATTGCATCACTCTGTCACAAAGTCTATTTTCGTGGGCATGCTGTGCTCTCTGCATCTGGAGTTGCAGCTCATCATCATTGCTGCTCATGGCCCTGGCGAAGGCCTCCAGTGTCTCAAACTTAGTCTTTTTCCATCTGGTTGGGCCAGTGCTGAAATTCGCCGGCCTCTTTGATGATGAAGACTGCGGTTGGGGTTGAGGTGATGCCTGGGGCGAAGGTGATGATGCAGCATCTACCAACACAAACAAGCTAACATTAGACATTACAGCTAGAGACGCCCCAATCTATTGGTCGCACATCGGTACCGGCCGATTTCCGCCCTGTTTACTTGCGGTCCGCGGAGAAGAAGCTGGGATGACGTAAGAGGGCAACAGGTTCGTGCATGTGTagtttgttttgggttttttaaagattttttttgggtcattttttgctttttattgaaagtaccagatagaaagggggtgatagaggggaagacatgcggcaaagggagctcaggccggattcgaacacggctccgccgcagcaaggactcagcctacacggtaagcgctctaccggtgtgagccaccgggacgccccgtgTAGTGTGTTTTGAAGAAAAGTGAAAGACAATGTCGGCTGCTAgaataggggtgtgccatatcgtatcgtttgcgataataccggtatatttttttataggtaaaagaaatgcatatcatgatataggcaacattcctacttcttgccgtagtggcgtaagggtatccattaatgacctagactgtggctGCCCGCCAGAGGTCTCATGTGCTgctctaacgtcacatttcaagctactgaaagtttatctacactattcataatataaattTATTTTGCATTGTGTTGCCGTTTGCCTCAGCAGAGTGTCAAAAAAgaagctttaaataaaacacactcaaacccttattctcctttacaattatttattgaaaaaggcATTGAAAAagataagatcagtgtatatgatggaaaagtggcattagaatgtgtgagaggcaccaaatttgggcttttatgaaaaaaatttctCCAGGGGGGCATGCCCCTGGGCCCCGTAGATGgttattttcaattatttgctaatactcaagagacaaaagtatttttttttttttgtatttggctgTTGGGACatcgttttttatttatacagactaaaatatcatattttctatatcattttcagtattttgtaatatcgtcaagaatatcattatcgcaaaaataccctgaaatatcgtgatcatcttttagggccatatcgcccacccctacgcTAGAAGTATTTCACAGTCTCAGAGAAAGATCAGCGATATGAAGTGTTCCTGTGACAATTTCAAGAGGAGGTAATATAACCAGGAACTTCAACAGATATGATTGCCCATTTGGAAAACAGACACAACCAAGTGTACATGTTCCAGCCTACTTTACATTTGTGCATAATTAAAACACGTTTtattctgtgtaaaaaaatgttttaaaaaaccccacaaggTCAGAGTACGCTCTTTTTATGTTtgtaattattcattatttatttttatatatttgatttattttctaatcTCCTTTACATATAGgctatatttaatttatcttactttatcttttttttaaatcaaaaattaGATATGGTCCCATCAGGTTTTTTTGGGACCGATACCGATCACCTAAAGCCTCACCGATCCGATTACCGATCGATCACGTGGgacgatattaatattttactcttgtaaaacaataataataataataatgataataattataatatggCCCTCTTTCCGGTTGACCATTTCGTCATAATAAACAGGTGGAGAAAGGCGGAAAAACCGGCATTTCCTAACAAGAAGACGGATAATCGTACAGCTCTATGCTCATAGGCTAATTGTTTTCATCTCACCTAAGGGACCCTCGAAACCGATGTCCTCTTCATGATGTTCGACCTGAGACAAAGGCTTCGGTcccagcagctcctccagcgCGTCGCCGAACGGACAAGCGACCCGGTTGTGGCCACTTGTGAAGTTGTTCTTCCTGGCATcgtagtaattttttttcaagtgtttcCACCGAATGCGGACTTGCTCAGGGGTCCGGGAGAAGCCACCTTCTCTCATTTGCTCAGCAACCTTTTTGAAGAGGTTTCCATTTCTGGTCTTCCTCCCGTccatgtattttaaaatgttccGCTCCTTCAGTAAGGTCAGCATGAGCGCAGACTCGTCTTCTGCCCAAAAATGAGCACTCCTGGGAGCTTCCATGCTGCTGTTCTGGTGGTTGTTCTCCTCTGATTGTATTCTTCTTCTGAGACAGGCTTATTTTTATTCCGGGGTCATTGACAGCGCGGGGGGGCAGGGCAGGTGCACATGAGTTGTCCTAGATATACATAAACACCTAAACGCCTCtcctatatatatctatggtcCTATCACACATGCCGAC
This region includes:
- the ccdc97 gene encoding coiled-coil domain-containing protein 97 translates to MWGEIDPPVRTQPSVCETEDKPELPEEAATIPQKYDFVRPTVSQQPRPEPQSVSQAETSCINDMVEAIAKSGSPVKSQQIGEAELTLEERREELLDQYRSRPLVFLERYHACLKPQNLSAFAHVCSDPRVIHYSKVIQRRAAACTNRTRVRNQRYAALRALQREGEYFSEEQMRMRQPLLYEQYVGQYLTDEEVLERSQDAMLDDTQGGPGAPAGGSGGLAHLLLNSYQERLIQHRLQEEQEREDGAQEEEEDDDDDDNAARQKDWAPSAEEKALLREEFISQMHQRFLDGKDKDFNYSEVDENPDYDNLDIVSRDAEDKYFDEDDDEEEEEEDMTE
- the LOC131983490 gene encoding myb/SANT-like DNA-binding domain-containing protein 7 isoform X1, whose protein sequence is MDIRGWSMSETRCLVSIWADESVQQKLEDSYRNRPIYEAISTKMQEKGYSRSYQQCQRKIKHLKNCFRKAKDVNNKSGRDRASCPFYEELDRVLGDRPSFCPGEGDAVDSELDYTEEPLFDSTSTPPDCTEIRDNGDQADDAASSPSPQASPQPQPQSSSSKRPANFSTGPTRWKKTKFETLEAFARAMSSNDDELQLQMQRAQHAHENRLCDRVMQSIESLASTLSSALRPPAPSTPSHPGQLSWYQPMPPQPSQPAPAGPSLMPHPPVENGGIMPSNGIKEEEQGEITTKTPQSSPATSNPHIRPDVSNEDVGLTSSHSTNLSTSLLSASQGTRDAVDVASNTTSNERYVTEESTAATSDGQLHVIKTEIRVPTGSDSTEHFIRPEAAISTCSDLDTMDLDQLKREKIKMQLKVLKLQDEYYTLKINNLKK
- the LOC131983490 gene encoding MICAL-like protein 1 isoform X2, translated to MEAPRSAHFWAEDESALMLTLLKERNILKYMDGRKTRNGNLFKKVAEQMREGGFSRTPEQVRIRWKHLKKNYYDARKNNFTSGHNRVACPFGDALEELLGPKPLSQVEHHEEDIGFEGPLDAASSPSPQASPQPQPQSSSSKRPANFSTGPTRWKKTKFETLEAFARAMSSNDDELQLQMQRAQHAHENRLCDRVMQSIESLASTLSSALRPPAPSTPSHPGQLSWYQPMPPQPSQPAPAGPSLMPHPPVENGGIMPSNGIKEEEQGEITTKTPQSSPATSNPHIRPDVSNEDVGLTSSHSTNLSTSLLSASQGTRDAVDVASNTTSNERYVTEESTAATSDGQLHVIKTEIRVPTGSDSTEHFIRPEAAISTCSDLDTMDLDQLKREKIKMQLKVLKLQDEYYTLKINNLKK